In Nonomuraea muscovyensis, one genomic interval encodes:
- a CDS encoding transposase: MGETRRRFDPEFRASAVHIVRERGQSAQAARDLGINAGTPANWVQMDRQAREQEAGSVGNRPSPSVRNWLGSGLGGPGHHQPSV; encoded by the coding sequence GTGGGAGAGACCAGACGCAGGTTCGATCCGGAGTTTCGGGCGAGTGCGGTACACATCGTCCGAGAGAGGGGTCAGTCCGCCCAGGCGGCCAGAGACCTGGGTATCAACGCGGGCACACCAGCCAACTGGGTGCAGATGGACCGGCAGGCCCGCGAGCAGGAGGCCGGGTCGGTGGGGAACCGGCCGAGTCCGAGCGTGAGGAACTGGCTCGGCAGCGGTCTCGGCGGACCGGGTCACCATCAGCCTTCCGTATAG
- a CDS encoding carboxymuconolactone decarboxylase family protein has protein sequence MLDRHTLRRIRPAHPGRVAHRRGHRCRHGRSRPASPELTTREKVLLCLTADVCQQTLGLPFQQHVTMAGDCGLSADDLREVLRFIAYDSGYPAALAALARLTDLEREHALPAPTGQGHEVNANGTGSPIPEPMRQAVAALDAPFGIYMDLQSRMRADMRLLSVRERTFITMTVDVLFQTLQESFRAHLMRALGAGATPEEARAVVRFSTQFGMTKAWRAMHVLDALLTELGTARG, from the coding sequence ATACTCGATCGCCACACACTCCGCCGGATTCGCCCCGCTCATCCTGGCCGGGTTGCCCACCGACGTGGCCACCGCTGCCGCCATGGCCGCAGCCGTCCAGCTAGCCCGGAACTGACCACGCGCGAGAAGGTCCTGCTGTGCCTCACGGCCGACGTCTGCCAGCAGACCCTCGGCCTGCCCTTCCAGCAGCACGTGACGATGGCGGGAGACTGCGGCTTGTCGGCCGACGACCTACGCGAAGTGCTCCGCTTCATCGCCTACGACAGCGGCTACCCCGCCGCCCTGGCGGCGCTCGCCCGCCTGACCGACCTGGAACGAGAGCACGCCCTGCCTGCCCCCACCGGCCAGGGCCATGAGGTGAACGCCAACGGCACGGGCAGCCCGATCCCCGAGCCGATGCGGCAGGCCGTGGCCGCCCTCGACGCACCGTTCGGCATCTACATGGACCTGCAGTCGCGGATGCGCGCCGACATGCGACTGCTGTCGGTTCGTGAGCGCACGTTCATCACGATGACCGTCGACGTGCTCTTCCAGACCCTTCAGGAGAGCTTCCGCGCCCATCTGATGCGCGCCCTCGGCGCCGGCGCCACACCGGAGGAGGCCCGTGCCGTCGTACGGTTCTCCACGCAGTTCGGCATGACCAAGGCATGGCGCGCCATGCACGTGCTCGATGCCCTGCTCACCGAACTCGGCACCGCCCGGGGCTAA
- a CDS encoding universal stress protein → MPEPIIVGVDGSRAALAAVLWAADDAARRGCDLRIVHVVAPVVHGGQPYERSLDDAVREEGERLLAEAAALADEYRADVHVSTELLYGHAAEMLRAQAGEAAAIVVGSRGLDGFAGLLLGSVGFALAGHAMGPVVVVRGVPAMVQGEIVAGLNPEDAVHPALDYAFEEAQARGARLRVVHAWDMPSSRLGTGFGLDTDVIAQVQQERVRRVLAPWTKRHPGVEVTESVVRGNPIAALCEACARAGLVVVGSRGRGVIRSAVLGSVSHGVLHYASCPVAVVRPRVRSG, encoded by the coding sequence ATGCCCGAACCGATCATTGTGGGCGTGGACGGGTCCCGGGCAGCGCTGGCCGCAGTGCTGTGGGCGGCCGACGACGCGGCTCGACGCGGCTGTGACCTGCGGATCGTCCATGTCGTGGCACCGGTCGTCCACGGCGGGCAGCCGTATGAGCGCTCGCTAGACGACGCTGTCCGCGAGGAAGGCGAGCGGCTGCTGGCTGAGGCCGCCGCGCTGGCGGACGAGTATCGCGCCGACGTCCACGTGAGCACCGAACTGCTCTACGGCCACGCCGCCGAGATGTTGCGCGCGCAGGCCGGCGAGGCTGCCGCCATCGTGGTCGGCAGCCGCGGACTGGACGGATTCGCCGGGCTCCTGCTGGGTTCGGTGGGGTTCGCTCTCGCCGGGCATGCGATGGGGCCTGTGGTGGTGGTCCGTGGCGTACCCGCCATGGTGCAGGGTGAGATCGTGGCCGGGTTGAATCCCGAGGACGCCGTGCACCCAGCCCTCGACTACGCCTTCGAGGAGGCGCAGGCACGCGGTGCCCGGCTGCGGGTCGTGCACGCCTGGGACATGCCGTCGAGCAGATTGGGCACGGGCTTCGGACTGGATACCGACGTCATCGCCCAGGTACAGCAGGAACGTGTTCGCCGGGTGCTGGCACCGTGGACGAAGCGGCATCCCGGCGTGGAGGTGACCGAGTCGGTCGTCCGCGGCAATCCCATTGCGGCTTTGTGCGAGGCATGCGCGCGTGCCGGCCTGGTCGTCGTGGGCTCCCGGGGCCGGGGAGTGATCCGCTCAGCCGTACTCGGCTCGGTCAGCCACGGCGTTCTTCACTACGCATCCTGCCCCGTGGCCGTCGTGCGACCACGGGTCCGATCCGGCTGA
- a CDS encoding acetyl-CoA C-acyltransferase yields the protein MNDVYIYECVRTPRGKARPGGGLADVTPLAMLEALLAALGERTGVGAADDLVVGCATQNGEQGGNLARTAALTTGFDAPGMTLNRYCTSGIDAVRTAAALVASGASRTVVAGGVESVSRVPMFSDRGPLWSLPIGSIHMGVAADVVATQEGFERAELDRYGLRTQALAAKAWAAGRYDRSLVRLGGLERDEHVRPGLTIESFTGMEPSFAGTPEQDEVVLKHLPELDEIRHLHTRGTSPSLCDAAGLVLVGTGLDLPPLARVAGTATAVTDPVTMLTAGQLAVEEVLADAGLSADDVEVFEFAEAFAALCLKFQRDLGVGDDRFNVNGGTIAMGHAFGATGAILVAACVDELHRRGARYGVAAVSGAAGSGSAILLERV from the coding sequence ATGAACGACGTCTACATCTACGAGTGCGTCCGCACCCCGCGCGGCAAGGCTCGCCCCGGGGGCGGCCTGGCCGACGTCACGCCGCTGGCCATGCTGGAGGCACTGCTGGCGGCACTCGGCGAGCGGACCGGCGTCGGCGCGGCCGACGACCTGGTCGTCGGCTGCGCCACCCAGAACGGCGAGCAGGGCGGGAACCTGGCCCGCACCGCCGCCCTCACCACGGGCTTCGACGCGCCCGGCATGACCCTCAACCGCTACTGCACCTCCGGCATCGACGCCGTGCGCACAGCCGCCGCGCTGGTCGCCTCCGGCGCGAGCCGCACCGTCGTCGCGGGCGGCGTGGAGTCGGTCTCACGCGTGCCGATGTTCTCCGACCGCGGCCCGCTCTGGTCGCTCCCGATCGGCTCCATCCACATGGGTGTCGCCGCGGACGTGGTCGCCACCCAGGAGGGCTTCGAGCGTGCCGAACTCGACCGGTACGGCCTGCGCACCCAGGCCCTCGCCGCCAAGGCGTGGGCGGCCGGCCGCTACGACCGCTCCCTCGTCCGGCTGGGCGGCCTGGAGCGCGACGAGCACGTACGTCCCGGCCTGACGATCGAGTCCTTCACCGGGATGGAACCGTCCTTCGCCGGCACCCCGGAGCAGGACGAGGTCGTGCTCAAGCACCTCCCCGAGCTCGACGAGATCCGCCATCTGCACACCAGGGGCACCTCGCCCAGCCTGTGCGACGCCGCGGGCCTGGTGCTCGTCGGCACCGGCCTTGACCTGCCGCCCCTCGCCCGCGTCGCCGGCACCGCCACCGCCGTGACCGACCCCGTCACCATGCTCACCGCCGGTCAGCTCGCGGTCGAGGAGGTCCTGGCCGACGCCGGGCTGTCCGCCGACGACGTCGAGGTCTTCGAGTTCGCCGAGGCGTTCGCCGCGCTCTGCCTGAAGTTCCAGCGCGACCTCGGCGTCGGGGACGACCGGTTCAACGTCAACGGTGGCACGATCGCCATGGGGCACGCCTTCGGCGCCACCGGCGCCATCCTGGTCGCCGCCTGCGTCGACGAGCTCCACCGCCGGGGCGCCCGATACGGTGTCGCCGCGGTCAGCGGCGCCGCGGGCTCCGGCTCAGCCATCCTGCTGGAGCGCGTATGA
- a CDS encoding DUF5703 family protein, which translates to MLDYSYMDIYIPRDLSREAARQLLTEHAEYGQWELSRVRLHPDGSRQVRLRRKIIRVRSTL; encoded by the coding sequence GTGCTCGACTACTCCTACATGGATATCTACATTCCGCGCGACCTGTCCCGTGAAGCCGCACGTCAACTGCTGACCGAGCACGCGGAGTACGGCCAGTGGGAGCTCTCGCGGGTGCGGCTCCATCCGGACGGGAGCCGTCAGGTGCGGCTGCGTCGCAAGATCATCCGCGTGCGCAGCACCCTCTGA
- a CDS encoding sigma 54 modulation/S30EA ribosomal C-terminal domain-containing protein has product MSRRQASVALDPGEVQVETRGAISPGAAEDAREVVAASTAIAHEPVLFARVKLSASADPAVPRPCTAQANLDVSGRPIRAQAVAESMHQAIRLLGDRLRLRLRRTGRGWEGLRGRRPEDADHEWRHSSPRRRSLPYFSRPEEEREVVRRKTYELAWATPDEAAFDMEQLDYDFHLFTEAETGQDSVIYHSGDGYRLAQVDPAPDRLGPVSIPLTLSSAPAPVLTVREAVERLETIGSPFIFFVDVGTARGSLVYHRYDGHYGLIAPSSPTRAGAPAASPS; this is encoded by the coding sequence ATGAGCCGTCGACAGGCGTCTGTCGCTCTTGACCCCGGCGAGGTGCAGGTGGAAACGCGCGGCGCCATCTCGCCCGGTGCGGCTGAAGATGCCCGCGAGGTGGTGGCGGCATCGACTGCGATAGCCCATGAGCCGGTTCTCTTTGCCCGGGTCAAGCTCAGCGCCTCGGCCGATCCGGCCGTGCCCCGGCCCTGCACCGCGCAGGCGAATCTCGACGTCAGCGGCAGACCCATCCGCGCCCAGGCGGTCGCCGAGTCCATGCACCAGGCCATCCGGCTGCTCGGCGACCGGTTGCGGCTGCGGCTGCGCCGTACTGGCCGGGGCTGGGAGGGTCTGCGCGGGCGACGCCCGGAGGACGCCGACCATGAGTGGCGACATTCCAGCCCGCGCCGTCGCTCGCTGCCCTACTTCTCTCGGCCCGAGGAGGAGAGGGAGGTCGTCCGGCGCAAGACGTACGAGCTGGCCTGGGCCACGCCGGATGAGGCGGCCTTCGACATGGAGCAACTCGATTACGACTTCCATCTGTTCACCGAGGCCGAGACCGGCCAGGACAGCGTCATCTATCACAGCGGAGACGGATACCGGCTGGCGCAGGTCGACCCCGCGCCCGACCGGCTGGGACCGGTGTCGATTCCGCTCACCCTCAGCTCTGCACCGGCACCCGTCCTCACTGTTCGGGAAGCAGTGGAACGTCTGGAAACCATCGGTTCGCCGTTCATCTTCTTCGTCGATGTCGGTACCGCACGGGGCAGCCTCGTCTATCACCGTTACGACGGCCACTATGGCCTCATCGCGCCGTCATCGCCGACGAGGGCTGGCGCTCCGGCAGCGTCTCCCTCGTAG
- a CDS encoding chaplin family protein: MRTWAKVSTPAALLAVAVMSFGGTAVADTSGDHSIGGGNQVDVPISLPIDISGNSVGVVGESRASSRGGASVDDQRGGGIPNRTSGDSSILGGNQVNAPISAPVNACGNAVSVFGGATAGCKGGATVKNTGKGGAGGNRTSGDHSILGGNQVVAPITAPVNACGNAVAVIGGAAAGCKGGASVKNSGRGAGGNTTSGRHSILGGNQVVAPISAPINVCGNSVAVLGRAFSGCKGGATVHTSGKGGHGYHPGRPGHGSKGNDTDGRFGVGSGNQVIAPISLPITACGNAVGNAVAGCKGGASVHNSGRGAGGNTTSGRGSILGGNQVVAPITAPINVCGNAVAVLGKAFAGCKGGASVHNSGRGAGGNTTSGRHSILGGNQIVAPITAPINACGNAVAAVGLAKARCEGGATVKNTGKGGAGGNTTSGHGSILGGNQVVAPITAPINVCGNAVAVLGDAAAGCLGGARVGKPVDGGHPGYEHPGHKAVKHQTAGTLPAVGGASLPVVGGVSDTLGLPVLPALPGLPGQPATPVKSVKPGKKARAAGATATAGGPLAAAEPATSLVAKTPVGGAVTSATRSLPVGDVGLMSAARPAGVTGMNTGALFALVLGAMCAGSAVLFAATRRFRLGRK, from the coding sequence ATGCGTACGTGGGCGAAGGTTTCCACTCCCGCGGCTCTGCTCGCCGTTGCCGTCATGTCGTTCGGCGGCACCGCCGTGGCCGACACCTCCGGCGACCACTCCATCGGCGGCGGCAACCAGGTCGACGTGCCGATCTCGCTGCCCATCGACATCAGCGGCAACTCCGTCGGCGTGGTCGGCGAGTCCCGCGCCTCCTCTCGCGGTGGCGCGTCGGTCGACGACCAGCGCGGGGGCGGCATCCCCAACAGGACGTCCGGCGACTCCAGCATCCTCGGCGGCAACCAGGTCAACGCGCCGATCAGCGCCCCGGTCAACGCCTGCGGCAACGCGGTGTCGGTGTTCGGCGGCGCCACCGCGGGCTGCAAGGGCGGCGCCACCGTCAAGAACACCGGCAAGGGCGGCGCGGGCGGCAACCGGACCTCCGGCGACCACAGCATCCTCGGCGGCAACCAGGTGGTCGCGCCGATCACCGCTCCGGTCAACGCCTGCGGCAACGCGGTCGCGGTCATCGGCGGCGCCGCCGCGGGCTGCAAGGGCGGGGCGTCGGTGAAGAACTCCGGCCGCGGGGCCGGCGGCAACACCACCTCGGGCCGCCACTCCATCCTGGGCGGCAACCAGGTCGTGGCCCCCATCAGCGCGCCGATCAACGTCTGCGGCAACTCCGTCGCGGTGCTCGGCCGGGCCTTCTCGGGCTGCAAGGGCGGGGCCACGGTCCACACCTCCGGCAAGGGCGGCCACGGCTACCACCCCGGCCGCCCCGGCCACGGCTCCAAGGGCAACGACACCGACGGCCGCTTCGGCGTCGGCAGCGGCAACCAGGTGATCGCCCCGATCAGCCTGCCCATCACCGCGTGCGGAAACGCCGTCGGCAACGCGGTCGCCGGGTGCAAGGGCGGGGCGTCGGTGCACAACTCCGGCCGCGGCGCGGGCGGCAACACCACCTCGGGCCGCGGCTCGATCCTGGGCGGCAACCAGGTCGTCGCGCCGATCACCGCCCCGATCAACGTGTGCGGCAACGCGGTGGCCGTCCTCGGCAAGGCGTTCGCCGGGTGCAAGGGCGGGGCGTCGGTGCACAACTCCGGCCGCGGCGCGGGCGGCAACACCACCTCGGGCCGCCACTCCATCCTGGGCGGCAACCAGATCGTGGCCCCGATCACCGCCCCCATCAACGCCTGCGGCAACGCCGTGGCCGCCGTCGGGCTGGCCAAGGCCCGCTGCGAGGGCGGCGCCACCGTCAAGAACACCGGCAAGGGCGGCGCGGGCGGCAACACCACCTCGGGCCACGGCTCGATCCTGGGCGGCAACCAGGTCGTCGCGCCGATCACCGCCCCGATCAACGTGTGCGGCAACGCGGTGGCCGTCCTCGGCGACGCCGCCGCCGGATGCCTCGGCGGGGCCCGGGTCGGCAAGCCGGTCGACGGCGGGCACCCCGGCTACGAGCACCCGGGCCACAAGGCCGTCAAGCACCAGACCGCCGGGACGCTGCCCGCCGTGGGCGGCGCGAGCCTGCCCGTGGTCGGCGGCGTCTCCGACACGCTCGGGCTGCCCGTCCTGCCGGCCCTGCCCGGGCTCCCCGGCCAGCCCGCCACGCCGGTCAAGTCGGTCAAGCCCGGCAAGAAGGCCCGTGCGGCCGGCGCCACGGCCACCGCCGGCGGCCCGCTCGCCGCGGCCGAGCCGGCGACCTCGCTGGTCGCCAAGACCCCGGTGGGCGGCGCCGTGACGTCGGCCACCCGGAGCCTGCCGGTCGGCGACGTCGGCCTGATGAGCGCCGCCCGCCCCGCCGGAGTCACCGGGATGAACACCGGCGCCCTGTTCGCCCTCGTGCTCGGCGCGATGTGCGCCGGGTCGGCGGTGCTGTTCGCCGCCACCCGCAGGTTCCGCCTCGGCCGCAAGTAG
- a CDS encoding baeRF2 domain-containing protein: MQVTTKVDKATLRRLFSTSGPVVSTYFDLAAFPDEDAWPRWHALARRLSEQGADPTAIEALTRRVSMSLPGSGVLAMFATNDELVLAVEMAGAHQPDLAVNAPLPRVLPLLAWLQERPPYVLAIVDRTGADLAAYPYGTVTAVRQTVTGPDDEIERNAPGGCAQLRYQHRAEDSWEHNATRVANTLTRTLADFHARLLLLAGDLRALQYLTKHLPEWVRRTVSIRRVSGSRSQDGAEKGRAAQVTAQTRQAAQEQTQALLHQLAEARGPSGRVAEGIRDTLDALARGRVQTLVVVDDPQDRRTAWFGPLPTQVSDRREVLARTAAPVTSERLVDVAVRAAVLTGAEIHVLPPGTSGAPAQGIGALCRFPAAGGQ; encoded by the coding sequence ATGCAGGTGACCACGAAGGTCGACAAGGCAACGCTGCGGCGGCTGTTCAGCACGTCGGGGCCGGTGGTGTCCACCTACTTCGACCTCGCCGCGTTTCCGGACGAGGATGCCTGGCCCAGATGGCACGCGCTGGCCAGACGGCTGAGCGAACAAGGGGCCGACCCGACCGCGATCGAGGCGCTGACACGAAGGGTGTCGATGTCGCTGCCGGGCTCGGGTGTGCTGGCGATGTTCGCCACGAACGATGAGCTTGTGCTGGCCGTGGAAATGGCCGGGGCACACCAGCCAGACCTGGCAGTCAACGCTCCTTTGCCGCGCGTGCTGCCGTTGCTGGCGTGGCTGCAGGAAAGGCCGCCGTACGTGCTGGCGATCGTGGACCGTACCGGCGCCGACCTCGCGGCCTACCCGTACGGCACGGTGACGGCGGTGAGGCAGACGGTCACCGGCCCGGACGATGAGATCGAGCGCAACGCACCCGGCGGATGCGCGCAGCTGCGCTACCAGCACCGGGCCGAGGACTCCTGGGAACACAACGCCACTCGGGTGGCGAACACGCTGACGCGTACCCTCGCCGATTTCCACGCTCGGCTGCTGCTGCTCGCCGGTGACTTGCGGGCCCTCCAATATCTCACCAAGCACCTACCGGAGTGGGTGCGGCGCACGGTGAGCATCCGGCGGGTCAGCGGCAGCCGCAGCCAGGACGGGGCCGAAAAGGGCAGGGCCGCGCAGGTCACCGCCCAGACCCGTCAAGCGGCCCAGGAGCAAACGCAGGCCCTGCTGCATCAGCTGGCGGAGGCAAGAGGCCCGTCCGGACGCGTCGCCGAAGGCATCCGCGACACCCTGGATGCGCTTGCCCGCGGGCGGGTGCAGACGCTTGTGGTCGTCGACGACCCGCAGGACCGGCGTACCGCGTGGTTCGGCCCCCTCCCTACGCAGGTGTCCGACCGCCGTGAGGTGCTCGCCCGAACCGCTGCCCCGGTCACAAGCGAACGCCTGGTCGATGTCGCGGTGCGGGCCGCTGTCCTCACCGGCGCCGAGATCCATGTCCTGCCACCCGGCACTTCCGGCGCACCGGCGCAGGGGATCGGGGCACTGTGCCGGTTCCCCGCCGCCGGCGGTCAGTGA
- a CDS encoding CBS domain-containing protein yields MTPDPVTVRAGDDLYVAVEVFRRHSFRRLPVLDEEAVVGMVTVDDLLLHVHQVTGDLLKPVAREIGEPQSSG; encoded by the coding sequence ATGACCCCTGATCCGGTGACGGTACGGGCAGGCGACGATCTCTATGTGGCCGTCGAGGTGTTTCGCCGGCACTCCTTCCGCCGGCTGCCCGTGCTTGATGAGGAAGCCGTGGTCGGCATGGTGACCGTGGATGACCTGCTCCTGCACGTTCACCAGGTCACCGGCGACCTGCTCAAGCCCGTCGCCCGTGAGATCGGCGAGCCGCAGTCCTCCGGCTGA
- a CDS encoding CBS domain-containing protein encodes MEIGESGRKARDVMHEGVQCIGEHETLRVASQMMCDLGVGALPICGDDDRLKGIITDRDIVVRCCAHGMDIDQTTAGELARGLIWVDADASLEEALFAMEQHHIKRLPVLEGHRIAGIISEADLAKELPDSKLAEFVHRVYALD; translated from the coding sequence ATGGAGATAGGGGAATCCGGGAGGAAAGCCCGGGACGTGATGCATGAGGGTGTTCAGTGCATCGGCGAACACGAGACTCTGCGCGTCGCCTCGCAGATGATGTGCGATCTCGGTGTCGGCGCGCTGCCCATCTGCGGGGACGATGACCGGCTGAAGGGAATCATCACTGACCGGGACATCGTGGTCCGCTGCTGTGCCCATGGCATGGACATCGACCAGACCACCGCTGGGGAACTGGCTCGTGGACTGATCTGGGTGGACGCCGACGCCAGCCTCGAGGAAGCTCTGTTCGCCATGGAGCAGCACCACATCAAGCGTCTGCCGGTGCTCGAAGGCCACCGTATCGCCGGCATCATCAGCGAGGCCGATCTCGCCAAAGAGTTGCCCGACAGCAAGCTTGCTGAGTTCGTTCACCGCGTTTACGCGCTGGACTGA
- a CDS encoding CBS domain-containing protein, with product MKIRDVMSRPVVVLLSYASIRDVARHMDYNGVGSVVLSDAQRLVGIVTDRDLALRALCARSEWRSPGPSGDDP from the coding sequence ATGAAGATCAGAGATGTGATGTCCAGGCCGGTGGTGGTCCTGTTGTCCTATGCGAGCATTCGTGATGTCGCGCGGCATATGGACTACAACGGCGTCGGCAGTGTGGTGCTGTCGGACGCGCAGCGCCTCGTCGGTATCGTGACCGATCGCGATCTCGCCCTTCGCGCCCTTTGCGCGAGGAGTGAGTGGCGATCTCCCGGTCCGTCAGGTGATGACCCCTGA
- a CDS encoding LLM class F420-dependent oxidoreductase: MSSSPSLSVSLGLWQDQPAEEALATARAADDLGYPSLWIGEMATYDAFALATAIGLATTRIRLTVGPLAVAVRDPMMIAMGAASVAGLTGRQVDVAVGTSSPLVVESWHGRSRARSATALKESVQALRPLLDGERSDFTGSCVASSGYRLRLPAPGSRLSVAAFGPSAVRTAALADGMVLNLITPASADRLTSQLRAVNPGVSVTAWVIAAVDPDREAVDRIRRAVVGYLAAPGYGEMFAEAGFADVVAYARTGPHPRELLAAVPEELVASVALLGDVGEVSARLAAYAAAGVDEVAVVPVSTDRDPGGTATLKALSGVVGLEAEGQNTRRSFEA; encoded by the coding sequence ATGAGCTCCTCACCGTCCCTGAGCGTGTCGCTCGGCCTGTGGCAGGACCAGCCCGCCGAGGAGGCCCTGGCCACCGCCCGAGCGGCCGACGACCTGGGCTACCCGTCGCTGTGGATCGGGGAGATGGCCACCTACGATGCCTTCGCCCTGGCCACCGCCATCGGGCTGGCCACGACGCGGATCCGGCTCACCGTCGGGCCGCTGGCGGTGGCCGTGCGCGATCCTATGATGATCGCCATGGGCGCGGCCTCGGTGGCCGGGCTGACCGGGCGGCAGGTGGACGTCGCCGTGGGCACGTCCAGCCCGCTCGTCGTGGAGAGCTGGCACGGGCGCTCGCGCGCCCGGTCCGCGACCGCGCTCAAGGAGAGCGTCCAGGCCCTGCGGCCGTTGCTCGACGGCGAGCGCTCCGATTTCACCGGGTCGTGTGTGGCCAGCAGCGGCTACCGGCTCCGGCTGCCGGCCCCCGGATCGCGGCTGTCCGTCGCCGCCTTCGGCCCGTCGGCCGTGCGGACCGCCGCCCTGGCCGACGGCATGGTGCTCAACCTGATCACACCGGCCTCGGCCGATCGGCTGACCTCCCAGCTACGCGCCGTGAACCCGGGCGTTTCCGTGACCGCCTGGGTCATCGCCGCCGTCGACCCCGACCGTGAGGCCGTCGACCGGATCCGCCGCGCCGTCGTCGGCTACCTGGCCGCGCCCGGCTACGGCGAGATGTTCGCCGAGGCCGGCTTCGCCGACGTCGTCGCATACGCGCGTACCGGGCCGCATCCCCGAGAGCTGCTTGCCGCCGTGCCGGAGGAGCTGGTCGCCTCGGTCGCGCTGCTCGGCGACGTGGGCGAGGTAAGCGCGCGGTTGGCTGCCTACGCCGCCGCGGGAGTCGACGAGGTCGCCGTGGTGCCGGTGAGCACGGACCGTGACCCCGGCGGCACGGCGACGCTCAAGGCCCTGAGCGGCGTCGTGGGCCTGGAAGCCGAGGGTCAAAACACGCGGCGGTCCTTCGAAGCGTGA
- a CDS encoding DUF2267 domain-containing protein, with amino-acid sequence MPHTRVQSIEHTVQTTSRWLAVLADMIGTENRDFAQRVLRTWLHTVRDGLTVDTTAHFAAQLPDLLRGVYYNGWDPGKVPIRRNRQEFIEHFARSGRIALSDVPQLASTVTRFLCRELSEPSVMHVLDRLPQDVRTLLLPAGPTGKG; translated from the coding sequence ATGCCACATACGCGAGTACAGAGCATCGAGCACACCGTGCAGACCACCAGTCGGTGGCTGGCCGTCCTCGCTGACATGATCGGCACCGAGAACCGCGACTTCGCCCAGCGGGTGCTGCGGACCTGGCTGCACACGGTCAGGGACGGCCTGACCGTGGACACCACGGCCCACTTCGCCGCGCAACTGCCCGACCTGCTCCGTGGCGTCTACTACAACGGCTGGGACCCCGGCAAGGTACCGATCCGCCGGAACCGGCAGGAATTCATCGAGCACTTCGCCCGCTCAGGCCGCATCGCCCTCAGCGACGTCCCCCAACTCGCCTCCACGGTCACGCGATTCCTGTGCAGGGAGCTCTCAGAACCGTCAGTCATGCACGTGCTCGACCGACTGCCGCAGGACGTACGCACCCTGTTGCTGCCCGCGGGGCCGACCGGGAAGGGCTGA